In one Campylobacter insulaenigrae NCTC 12927 genomic region, the following are encoded:
- the moaC gene encoding cyclic pyranopterin monophosphate synthase MoaC, translating into MNLTHLDEKNHPKMVDVSAKDISSREAVASGKIYMSEEAFKTIIENKAKKGPVLQTAITAAIMGAKQTSNIIPMCHPLMISKIQARIEENQQEYSFKLYISVKCEGKTGVEMESLTGVSIGLLTIYDMIKAIDKSMKITDIVLESKEGGKSGKYLRS; encoded by the coding sequence ATGAATTTGACACATTTAGATGAAAAAAATCACCCAAAAATGGTTGATGTAAGTGCAAAAGATATCAGTTCTAGAGAAGCAGTAGCTAGTGGAAAAATTTATATGAGCGAAGAAGCTTTTAAAACTATTATAGAAAATAAAGCTAAGAAAGGTCCTGTTTTACAAACTGCTATCACAGCAGCTATTATGGGTGCTAAACAAACTTCAAATATTATACCTATGTGCCATCCTTTGATGATTTCAAAAATTCAAGCCCGTATTGAAGAAAATCAACAAGAATACTCTTTCAAACTTTACATTAGCGTAAAATGCGAAGGAAAGACAGGTGTTGAAATGGAAAGTTTAACAGGAGTGAGTATAGGACTCTTAACTATTTATGATATGATAAAAGCTATTGATAAAAGTATGAAAATTACAGACATCGTATTAGAAAGTAAAGAAGGAGGAAAAAGTGGTAAATATTTGCGATCTTAA
- a CDS encoding MFS transporter, whose amino-acid sequence MKKTLNKKQLKILGLSSLGGTLEFYDFIIYVFFASIIANHFFPNTLEPIWKDINVYGIFAAGYLARPLGGIVMAHFGDKFGRKNMFMLSILLMVIPTFLLAIMPTFEDIGYAAPIILIIIRICQGIAVGGELPGAWVFIHEHAPQGQKNIYLSFLTASVTAGILLGSLVYISIYALFDTKEVQEWAWRIPFALGGIFGMISVYLRKFLEETPVFKQMKTDSSLVKFPLKEVLKGPKIGIIASMLITWTLTACILIFILIMPNFLIKPEIANYKILNFDVFEKTYLQITGLLCLMASIVFSGFLADKIKAYKICIVFTLVFAVFSFLFFTEIYNLPEIKNEKFIVIFYCLTCLSAGGVVSFCPIFMNDAFKPYIRFSGISFAYNIAYAIAGGFTPQLITYLHSKAINSISCFKDNENTCYVLYGPSIYILIVCLAALVASILMMKVYNTNNTPHTKKE is encoded by the coding sequence ATGAAAAAGACCTTAAATAAAAAGCAACTTAAAATTTTAGGACTTTCATCTTTAGGTGGAACATTAGAATTTTATGATTTTATCATTTATGTATTTTTTGCAAGTATTATTGCAAACCATTTTTTTCCAAACACTTTAGAACCTATATGGAAGGATATTAATGTATATGGTATTTTTGCAGCAGGTTATTTAGCACGTCCTTTAGGTGGAATTGTCATGGCGCATTTTGGGGATAAATTTGGAAGAAAAAATATGTTTATGTTGAGTATTTTGCTGATGGTTATTCCTACTTTTTTATTGGCAATTATGCCAACTTTTGAAGATATTGGTTATGCTGCACCTATTATTTTGATAATAATTAGAATTTGTCAAGGTATTGCTGTGGGTGGGGAGTTACCAGGTGCTTGGGTATTTATACATGAGCACGCACCGCAAGGACAAAAAAATATTTATTTAAGCTTTTTAACTGCTTCGGTTACAGCTGGTATTTTGCTTGGATCTTTAGTGTATATTAGTATTTATGCTTTATTTGATACTAAAGAGGTTCAAGAATGGGCTTGGCGTATACCATTTGCCTTAGGTGGAATTTTTGGTATGATTTCTGTGTACTTAAGAAAATTTTTAGAAGAGACACCTGTTTTTAAACAAATGAAAACGGATAGCTCATTAGTAAAATTTCCGCTCAAAGAAGTATTAAAAGGTCCTAAAATAGGTATTATAGCTTCTATGCTTATAACTTGGACTCTTACAGCCTGTATTTTGATTTTTATTTTAATAATGCCAAATTTTTTAATTAAACCTGAAATTGCTAATTATAAGATACTTAACTTTGATGTTTTTGAAAAAACTTATTTGCAAATTACAGGTTTGCTTTGTTTGATGGCTTCTATTGTATTTAGTGGTTTTTTAGCAGATAAAATTAAAGCATATAAGATCTGTATCGTTTTCACGCTTGTATTTGCTGTGTTTAGTTTTTTATTTTTTACAGAAATTTACAATTTACCAGAAATTAAAAATGAAAAATTTATTGTTATTTTTTATTGTTTGACTTGTTTGAGTGCAGGTGGTGTTGTGAGTTTTTGTCCTATTTTTATGAATGATGCATTTAAACCTTATATTAGATTTAGTGGAATTTCTTTTGCATATAATATAGCTTATGCTATTGCAGGTGGTTTTACACCTCAGCTTATTACATATTTACATAGCAAAGCTATAAATAGCATCAGTTGTTTTAAGGATAATGAAAACACATGCTATGTTTTATATGGACCAAGTATTTATATTTTGATTGTTTGTTTGGCTGCTTTAGTGGCTAGCATTTTAATGATGAAAGTTTATAATACTAATAATACCCCACACACAAAGAAGGAGTAA
- a CDS encoding group III truncated hemoglobin, which translates to MKFDTINQEGIKKLMDIFYAKVRKDKDLSPIFNTAIGTDEQSWTKHKEKIASFWMGMFLGEGGYNGSPLKAHHDLPPFPREFFDIWLKLFDESLEEIFEDEARSVILERAKMIAQRFQMIIYEHKFA; encoded by the coding sequence ATGAAATTTGATACTATCAATCAAGAAGGTATAAAAAAGTTGATGGATATTTTTTATGCAAAAGTAAGAAAAGATAAGGATTTGTCGCCAATTTTCAATACAGCTATTGGGACAGATGAACAAAGTTGGACTAAACATAAAGAAAAAATAGCAAGTTTTTGGATGGGAATGTTTTTAGGAGAGGGTGGATATAACGGATCTCCATTAAAAGCTCATCACGATTTACCACCCTTTCCAAGGGAGTTTTTTGATATATGGCTTAAATTATTCGATGAAAGTTTAGAGGAAATTTTTGAAGATGAGGCAAGAAGTGTTATATTAGAAAGAGCAAAAATGATTGCTCAAAGATTTCAAATGATTATTTATGAACATAAATTCGCTTAA
- a CDS encoding DUF493 family protein, which yields MVNICDLKKEPVINYPTFWDYKVVVEADVDILKIFNNIFNEREFTYKPSNTSKEGKYKSYFLSVYVDSNTDRLNIFNQLKNQTKFVL from the coding sequence GTGGTAAATATTTGCGATCTTAAAAAAGAACCTGTTATTAATTATCCTACTTTTTGGGATTATAAAGTAGTAGTAGAAGCTGATGTTGATATTTTAAAAATTTTTAATAATATTTTTAACGAAAGAGAATTTACATATAAACCTTCAAATACTAGCAAAGAAGGTAAATACAAAAGTTATTTTTTAAGTGTTTATGTTGATAGTAACACAGATCGTTTAAATATTTTTAATCAACTAAAAAATCAAACAAAATTTGTACTCTAA
- a CDS encoding AMIN domain-containing protein, with translation MLKIRYLIFLLLGVFLNAKENPFDNEMEKKNLEFENFSPFQRQDFNFDSNARILKNITLTYINLDGSEQQIILDINKSIDWHDNFAFIKSKAPNTTPILDVSVTVPKEKKAERKSGENNTTVNIETPLFTGDIYNFISLSFYNNKININTRDKMLRNLSIGDPTKIIVDFAKNQHFNTKTLQVNTANVKKVVFGSHKNFYRLVIYLDGKYDYDYSKGKNLHTFNLR, from the coding sequence ATGTTGAAAATTAGATATTTAATATTTTTATTACTAGGGGTATTTTTAAATGCCAAGGAAAATCCTTTTGATAATGAAATGGAAAAAAAGAATCTTGAATTTGAAAATTTTAGTCCTTTTCAAAGACAAGATTTTAACTTTGATTCTAATGCAAGGATTTTAAAAAATATTACCTTAACTTATATAAATCTTGATGGATCAGAACAACAAATCATTTTAGATATAAACAAAAGCATAGATTGGCACGATAATTTTGCTTTTATAAAAAGCAAAGCACCTAATACAACACCTATACTTGACGTTTCTGTCACAGTTCCAAAAGAAAAGAAAGCTGAAAGAAAAAGTGGAGAAAATAACACAACTGTTAATATAGAAACTCCTTTATTTACAGGAGATATCTACAATTTCATATCTCTTAGTTTTTATAATAATAAAATCAACATTAATACGCGCGATAAAATGTTACGAAATTTATCTATAGGTGATCCAACCAAAATCATTGTTGATTTTGCAAAAAATCAACATTTTAATACAAAAACACTTCAGGTAAATACTGCTAATGTGAAAAAAGTAGTATTTGGATCACATAAAAATTTTTATAGACTAGTAATTTATCTAGATGGTAAATATGATTATGATTATTCAAAAGGTAAAAATCTTCACACCTTTAATCTTCGCTAA
- the fliQ gene encoding flagellar biosynthesis protein FliQ: MMESALVSLGVQTFKITLMLSLPMLLAGLIAGLIISIFQAVTQINEATLSFVPKILLVVVVIVFLMPWMISSMMDFTINMINHIPNFIQ, from the coding sequence ATAATGGAAAGTGCTTTAGTATCCTTAGGGGTTCAAACTTTCAAAATAACCCTTATGCTATCTTTACCAATGCTTTTAGCTGGGCTTATTGCTGGTTTGATTATAAGTATTTTTCAAGCTGTAACGCAGATTAATGAAGCAACACTTTCTTTTGTTCCAAAAATTTTACTCGTTGTTGTTGTAATAGTTTTTTTAATGCCATGGATGATAAGTTCTATGATGGATTTTACTATTAATATGATAAATCATATTCCAAATTTTATACAATGA
- a CDS encoding biotin synthase: MQIMLCAISNIASGGCSEDCKYCTQSAHVKTNIPKYKKKDIEQIVKEAKLAKKNEALGFCLVTAGLGLDDEKLEYVCKAAYAVKKEEPDLLLIACNGKANLDQLKELKKAGIFSYNHNLESSKEFFPHICSTHSWEERFQTNLYAKEAGLMLCCGGIYGLGESQDDRISLRKSLQELQPFSSPINFFIPNENLNLKQELLDTEEALQIIKDSVKALPQSVIMVAGGREVVLKERQYEIFEAGARAIVVGDYLTTKGEEPSKDIQKLKQMGFSFATQCH, from the coding sequence ATGCAAATAATGCTTTGCGCTATATCTAATATAGCAAGTGGTGGATGTAGTGAAGATTGTAAATACTGCACTCAAAGTGCTCATGTAAAGACTAATATACCAAAATATAAAAAAAAAGATATTGAACAAATTGTAAAGGAGGCAAAACTCGCAAAAAAGAATGAAGCTTTAGGTTTTTGTTTAGTAACAGCAGGTCTTGGGCTTGATGATGAAAAATTAGAATATGTTTGCAAAGCCGCATATGCTGTTAAAAAAGAAGAACCTGATTTATTACTTATAGCCTGTAATGGTAAAGCAAATTTAGATCAATTAAAAGAACTTAAAAAAGCTGGAATTTTTTCTTATAATCACAATCTTGAAAGTTCAAAAGAATTTTTCCCACATATTTGCTCTACTCATAGCTGGGAAGAAAGATTTCAAACAAATCTTTATGCCAAAGAAGCAGGATTAATGCTTTGTTGTGGTGGAATTTATGGATTAGGAGAAAGCCAAGATGATAGAATTAGTCTTAGAAAAAGCTTGCAAGAGCTTCAACCTTTTTCTAGTCCTATAAATTTTTTTATTCCTAATGAAAATTTAAATTTAAAACAAGAATTACTAGATACAGAAGAAGCTTTGCAAATCATCAAAGATAGCGTCAAGGCTTTACCTCAAAGCGTTATTATGGTAGCAGGAGGTAGAGAAGTGGTTCTTAAAGAAAGACAATACGAAATTTTTGAAGCAGGCGCTAGAGCTATAGTTGTAGGAGATTATCTTACAACTAAAGGTGAAGAACCTAGTAAAGATATACAAAAACTAAAACAAATGGGATTTAGCTTTGCTACACAATGTCATTGA
- a CDS encoding UDP-N-acetylmuramate dehydrogenase: MNIDFSKYSSVRIGDKFEVQILEEPCEFDGILIGGANNILVSPKAKKLGMLGKEFDYIKILDKKQNGLFLEIGCASKSLSMYNFAKKNNLKGFEFLRNIPGTLGGILKMNAGLKDENISNHLFSIKVFKKEIFKKDISFAYRFNPIETVMFSAVFFLEFGFDMQKDEFLKNARKNQPKGASFGSIFKNPINDHAGRLIEAVGLKGFNKNDIMFSNEHANFLINKKHANFEDAIYLINLAKKKVFDEFGILLEEEVVII; encoded by the coding sequence ATGAATATTGATTTTTCTAAGTACAGCTCTGTACGTATAGGGGATAAATTTGAAGTTCAAATTTTAGAAGAACCTTGTGAATTTGATGGGATATTAATAGGTGGAGCCAACAATATTTTAGTTTCTCCAAAAGCTAAAAAACTTGGAATGTTGGGTAAGGAATTTGATTATATAAAAATCTTGGACAAAAAACAAAATGGACTTTTTTTAGAAATAGGTTGTGCTAGCAAGTCTTTAAGTATGTATAATTTTGCTAAAAAGAATAATCTTAAGGGATTTGAATTTTTAAGAAATATTCCAGGCACTTTAGGTGGAATTTTAAAAATGAATGCTGGTTTGAAAGATGAAAATATCAGCAATCATTTGTTTAGTATAAAAGTTTTTAAAAAAGAAATATTTAAAAAAGATATATCTTTTGCTTATAGGTTTAATCCTATTGAAACAGTGATGTTTAGTGCTGTTTTTTTCTTAGAATTTGGTTTTGATATGCAAAAAGATGAGTTTTTAAAAAATGCCAGAAAAAATCAACCTAAAGGTGCTAGTTTTGGTTCTATTTTTAAAAATCCTATAAATGATCATGCGGGAAGACTTATAGAAGCGGTGGGTTTGAAGGGATTTAATAAAAATGATATTATGTTTAGCAATGAGCATGCGAATTTTTTGATTAATAAAAAACATGCGAATTTTGAAGATGCTATATATTTAATAAATTTAGCAAAGAAAAAAGTTTTCGATGAATTTGGTATTCTTTTGGAAGAAGAAGTAGTGATTATATAA
- a CDS encoding sodium/hydrogen exchanger family protein has translation MLHNVIDTQAAVDLKILLVVAICLLTSPYIAKFLKLPLSATEIILGSLIGFLGFIGESEKFRLLANAGFYYLMFIAGMEINLKTFLKTEKSLLHKALIYIICLYLSSIIVVESADLSYIFIIIIPIMSVGLLSTLYRDFGKNCDWLNISMVVATLAEVVSIVLLTITAAFLGQGTDIFSLAQNLLYLVGFLALCIFGFKFLEVLFWWYPQLRTILMPWQDQNEKDIRFCMAIFIAIVAIMIYFKLEVALGAFIAGSFIATFFDHKKDLEHKLSSFGYGFLIPIFFIYIGSSFRLEKLLNSEVLFIAFLLTTFMIVLRILSALVFIKNLGIKNTFLFGLSHSMPLTLLIAIATLSLGAKIITEEIYSGLVLTALLEAILAISLIKFINNFSKNKSQ, from the coding sequence TTGCTACACAATGTCATTGACACCCAAGCTGCAGTAGATTTAAAAATTTTACTTGTTGTGGCAATTTGTTTATTAACATCTCCTTATATCGCTAAATTTTTAAAGTTGCCTCTTTCGGCAACTGAAATCATACTTGGCTCTTTAATAGGATTTTTAGGCTTCATAGGAGAAAGTGAAAAATTTAGACTTTTGGCTAATGCTGGATTTTATTATTTGATGTTTATAGCAGGCATGGAAATCAATCTAAAAACTTTCTTAAAAACAGAAAAAAGTTTATTGCATAAAGCATTAATTTATATTATTTGTTTATATTTATCTAGCATTATAGTAGTAGAAAGCGCTGATCTTTCTTATATTTTTATCATTATTATACCTATTATGAGTGTGGGATTACTCTCTACTCTTTATAGAGATTTTGGTAAAAATTGTGATTGGTTAAACATTTCCATGGTAGTTGCAACCCTTGCAGAAGTTGTAAGTATAGTTTTACTCACTATTACAGCAGCTTTTTTAGGACAAGGAACAGATATTTTTTCTTTGGCTCAAAATTTATTATATTTAGTAGGATTTTTAGCTCTTTGCATTTTTGGATTTAAATTTTTAGAAGTACTTTTTTGGTGGTATCCTCAACTTAGAACCATACTGATGCCTTGGCAAGATCAAAATGAAAAAGATATAAGATTTTGTATGGCAATATTTATAGCCATAGTAGCTATTATGATTTATTTTAAACTCGAAGTTGCCCTTGGAGCTTTTATAGCAGGTTCTTTTATAGCAACATTTTTTGATCACAAAAAAGATTTAGAACATAAATTATCAAGCTTTGGTTATGGTTTTTTAATCCCTATATTTTTTATTTATATAGGATCAAGTTTTAGATTAGAAAAACTACTAAATTCTGAGGTTTTATTTATAGCCTTTTTACTTACCACTTTTATGATAGTCTTAAGAATTTTATCTGCTTTAGTTTTTATAAAAAATTTAGGTATAAAAAATACTTTTTTATTTGGACTTAGTCATTCTATGCCATTAACTTTACTTATAGCTATAGCCACACTCTCATTAGGAGCTAAAATTATTACAGAAGAAATTTATTCAGGATTGGTGCTTACAGCTTTGCTTGAAGCCATCTTAGCAATAAGCTTAATCAAATTTATCAATAATTTTAGCAAAAACAAATCTCAGTAA
- a CDS encoding highly acidic protein produces the protein MAYDEEFENYEDENYEDVEENEYVDRQKSYNYDDDDYEYDDDYSDDDTYEID, from the coding sequence ATGGCTTATGATGAAGAATTTGAAAATTATGAAGATGAAAATTATGAAGATGTAGAAGAAAATGAGTATGTAGATAGGCAAAAATCTTATAATTATGATGATGATGACTATGAATACGATGATGATTATAGTGATGATGATACTTATGAGATAGATTAA
- a CDS encoding 3'(2'),5'-bisphosphate nucleotidase CysQ family protein, producing the protein MKNLDTLLELALKAGKEAAKILLEYKNKNTLWTKDDNSPVGLADIKSNEIISEILSSSDIAICSEENILSYEIRSQLKYFWLIDPLDGTKSYAKNDKEYCVLIALIHKNRPVLSLIVDVENDAYYYAHTHTKVYKNEKLINFDDEAYKKVQNIALYSKNHDNNEDFFIQNKLEGIKVSSALKFVYLLEAKAGIYPRFGGPKAWDIAAGDFLIIQNGGIMQDFNKNLLDYNTKDLALPSFIAFAKKEYTLKGF; encoded by the coding sequence ATGAAAAATTTAGATACACTTTTAGAATTGGCCTTAAAAGCAGGCAAGGAAGCAGCAAAAATTTTGTTGGAGTATAAAAATAAAAATACTCTATGGACTAAAGATGATAATTCTCCAGTTGGATTAGCTGATATAAAATCGAATGAAATCATAAGTGAAATTCTATCTTCAAGTGATATAGCAATTTGTTCAGAAGAAAATATACTTTCTTATGAAATACGATCACAATTAAAATATTTTTGGCTAATTGATCCGTTAGATGGAACCAAATCTTATGCTAAAAACGATAAAGAATATTGCGTACTGATTGCTTTAATTCATAAAAATAGACCTGTATTATCCCTCATAGTTGATGTTGAAAACGATGCTTATTATTATGCACACACTCATACAAAAGTATACAAAAATGAAAAGCTTATAAATTTTGATGATGAAGCCTATAAAAAGGTACAAAATATAGCTTTATACTCTAAAAACCACGATAATAATGAAGATTTTTTTATTCAAAATAAATTAGAAGGGATAAAAGTTTCTTCTGCTTTGAAATTTGTATATTTACTTGAAGCTAAAGCTGGAATTTATCCTCGTTTTGGTGGTCCTAAAGCTTGGGATATAGCAGCTGGTGATTTTTTGATCATACAAAATGGCGGAATTATGCAAGATTTTAATAAAAATTTACTTGATTATAACACTAAAGATCTTGCCCTGCCAAGTTTCATCGCTTTTGCTAAAAAAGAATACACGCTTAAAGGTTTTTAG
- the recA gene encoding recombinase RecA, which produces MDDNKRKSLDAALKSLDKTFGKGTILRLGDKEVEKIDSIPTGSVGLDLALGIGGVPKGRIIEIYGPESSGKTTLTLHIIAECQKKGGVCAFIDAEHALDVKYAKNLGVDTENLYISQPDFGEQALEIVETIARSGAIDLIVVDSVAALTPKAEIEGDMGDQHVGLQARLMSQALRKLTGIVHKMNTTVIFINQIRMKIGMMGYGTPETTTGGNALKFYSSVRLDVRKTATLKQNDEPIGNRVKVKVAKNKVAPPFKQAEFDVMFGEGVSREGELIDYGVKLDIIDKSGAWFSYKATKLGQGRENAKAFLKENEAVADEITQAIQNSIGIDNVILGAKEDEEGEE; this is translated from the coding sequence ATGGATGATAACAAAAGAAAGTCTTTAGATGCGGCTTTAAAAAGTCTTGATAAAACCTTTGGAAAAGGAACCATTTTAAGACTTGGTGATAAAGAAGTGGAAAAAATCGATTCTATTCCCACTGGTTCAGTTGGACTTGATCTAGCTTTGGGTATAGGTGGAGTTCCAAAAGGTAGGATTATAGAAATATATGGACCTGAAAGTTCAGGAAAAACTACTCTTACTTTACATATTATTGCTGAATGTCAAAAAAAAGGTGGAGTGTGTGCATTCATAGATGCTGAACATGCATTAGATGTAAAATACGCAAAAAATTTGGGCGTAGATACTGAAAATCTTTATATTTCTCAACCTGATTTTGGCGAACAAGCTTTAGAGATCGTAGAAACCATAGCAAGAAGCGGTGCGATTGATTTAATTGTGGTAGATAGTGTTGCTGCACTTACGCCAAAAGCTGAAATAGAAGGAGATATGGGAGATCAACATGTAGGACTTCAAGCAAGATTAATGTCTCAAGCTCTTAGAAAATTAACTGGCATAGTTCATAAAATGAATACTACTGTTATCTTTATAAACCAAATTCGTATGAAAATAGGTATGATGGGATATGGAACTCCTGAAACTACAACAGGTGGAAATGCACTTAAATTTTATTCTTCTGTACGTTTAGATGTAAGAAAAACCGCTACGTTAAAACAAAATGATGAACCTATTGGAAATAGAGTCAAAGTAAAAGTTGCTAAAAACAAAGTAGCACCTCCTTTCAAGCAAGCAGAATTTGATGTAATGTTTGGAGAAGGAGTGAGTCGTGAAGGAGAATTAATAGACTATGGAGTCAAACTCGACATTATCGATAAAAGTGGTGCATGGTTTTCTTATAAAGCTACTAAACTTGGACAAGGAAGAGAAAATGCAAAAGCATTTTTAAAAGAAAACGAAGCTGTTGCAGATGAAATTACACAAGCTATACAAAATTCTATCGGTATTGACAATGTAATTTTAGGTGCTAAAGAAGACGAAGAAGGAGAAGAATAA
- a CDS encoding menaquinone biosynthesis family protein produces MKKISVAHSPDADDIFMYMAIKFGWVGNNYKYNNIALDIQTLNEMALQNEFDVSAISFALYPLIASEYALLKTAVSFGEGYGPKLIRKKNKKLKPNFKVALSGMHTSNALIFRIKYPQARIIYKNFLEIEKAVLEDEVDAGVLIHESILDFDDSLCVEAEIWDIWQDLIKDDLPLPLGGMALRRSLPLNDAINIEKDLIKAVQLADHNKKILAPMLMERNLIRVNEQKLEIYLGLYANKNSINMSDRQYNAIDKLFKLGYEHNFYDNLIKSRLYLIPDEYEKFRNS; encoded by the coding sequence ATGAAAAAAATTAGTGTCGCACATTCTCCAGATGCTGATGATATTTTTATGTATATGGCTATTAAATTTGGTTGGGTTGGTAATAATTATAAATATAACAATATAGCTTTAGATATACAAACATTAAATGAAATGGCTTTACAAAATGAATTTGATGTGAGTGCAATTTCTTTTGCTTTGTATCCTTTAATAGCTAGTGAATATGCTTTGTTAAAGACTGCAGTGAGTTTTGGTGAGGGTTATGGTCCAAAACTTATTAGAAAAAAAAATAAAAAATTAAAGCCAAATTTTAAAGTAGCTTTAAGTGGAATGCATACTAGTAATGCTTTGATTTTTCGTATAAAGTATCCTCAAGCAAGAATTATTTATAAGAATTTTTTAGAAATTGAAAAGGCGGTTTTAGAAGATGAAGTTGATGCTGGAGTGTTGATTCATGAAAGTATTTTAGACTTTGATGATTCATTGTGTGTTGAAGCTGAAATTTGGGATATATGGCAAGATTTAATAAAAGATGATTTGCCTTTGCCACTTGGCGGTATGGCGTTAAGAAGATCTTTACCTTTAAATGATGCTATTAATATAGAAAAAGATTTGATTAAAGCTGTGCAATTAGCAGATCATAATAAAAAAATTTTAGCACCTATGTTGATGGAAAGAAATTTAATACGCGTAAATGAACAAAAATTAGAAATTTACCTAGGTTTATATGCAAATAAAAATTCAATCAATATGAGCGATAGGCAGTATAATGCTATTGATAAACTTTTTAAGTTAGGTTATGAACATAATTTTTATGACAATTTGATTAAAAGTAGGTTGTATCTCATTCCTGATGAATATGAAAAATTTAGAAATTCTTAA
- the eno gene encoding phosphopyruvate hydratase gives MLIIEDLRAFEVLDSRGNPTIKAEIMLSDGSLGSAIVPSGASTGKKEALELRDNDERFGGKGVLKAIENINGIIAENIIGLDAFNQTQLDNTLLEIDGSKNYSNLGANATLGISMATARAAANALDIPLYRYLGGANASVLPVPMCNIINGGAHANNSVDFQEFMIMPFGFSTFKEGLRSVCEIYAVLKKELANLGHSTALGDEGGFAPNLANNTEPLDLLMTCIKKAGYENKIKLALDVASSELYKDGKYHLEGKSFSSEDLIARYEELCAKYPIFSIEDGLAEDDYDGWIKLTQKLGNKIQLVGDDLFVTNEDILRDGIMKNMANAVLIKPNQIGTITQTMKTVRLAHRNNYKCIMSHRSGESEDAFIADFAVALNTGQIKTGALARGERTAKYNRLLEIELDNDEYLGEKL, from the coding sequence ATGCTAATTATAGAAGATTTAAGAGCTTTTGAAGTTTTAGATAGCAGGGGAAATCCTACAATAAAAGCTGAAATAATGCTAAGTGATGGTAGCTTAGGAAGTGCTATAGTTCCAAGTGGTGCAAGTACTGGAAAAAAAGAAGCTTTAGAGCTTAGAGATAATGATGAGAGATTTGGGGGCAAAGGAGTTTTAAAAGCTATAGAAAATATTAATGGTATTATTGCTGAAAATATAATAGGACTAGATGCTTTTAATCAAACTCAACTAGATAATACTTTGCTTGAAATTGATGGTTCAAAAAATTATTCTAATTTAGGAGCAAATGCCACTTTGGGAATTTCTATGGCGACTGCTCGTGCAGCAGCAAATGCACTAGACATTCCATTATACCGATATTTAGGTGGAGCAAATGCAAGTGTGTTACCTGTACCAATGTGTAATATCATAAATGGTGGTGCTCACGCAAATAACAGTGTTGATTTTCAAGAATTTATGATTATGCCTTTTGGGTTTTCAACTTTTAAAGAAGGCTTAAGATCGGTATGTGAAATTTATGCTGTCTTGAAAAAAGAATTAGCAAATTTAGGACACTCTACTGCTTTAGGTGATGAGGGTGGATTTGCACCAAATTTGGCAAATAACACCGAACCACTAGATCTTTTAATGACTTGCATTAAAAAAGCTGGTTATGAAAACAAAATCAAACTTGCATTAGATGTAGCAAGTAGCGAGCTTTACAAAGATGGCAAATATCATCTAGAAGGAAAAAGTTTTTCAAGTGAAGATCTTATTGCTCGCTATGAAGAACTTTGTGCGAAATATCCTATATTCAGTATAGAAGATGGTTTGGCTGAAGATGATTATGATGGCTGGATAAAGCTTACTCAAAAACTTGGAAATAAAATTCAGCTTGTAGGTGATGATTTATTTGTAACAAATGAAGATATTTTAAGAGATGGTATAATGAAAAATATGGCAAATGCTGTATTAATTAAACCTAATCAAATTGGAACTATTACTCAAACTATGAAAACAGTAAGATTAGCACATAGAAATAATTACAAATGTATTATGAGTCATAGAAGTGGTGAAAGTGAAGATGCATTTATAGCTGATTTTGCTGTCGCATTAAATACAGGACAAATTAAAACTGGAGCTTTAGCTAGAGGCGAAAGAACTGCAAAATACAATCGTTTATTAGAAATTGAATTAGATAATGATGAATATTTGGGAGAAAAACTCTGA